One Thioclava electrotropha DNA segment encodes these proteins:
- the hypB gene encoding hydrogenase nickel incorporation protein HypB, which yields MCTVCGCSGHSVEDQFRAHLEKSGQAAPKAAPLAVLAQGAPAPGQGHQSHDHAPHHHHHDHGDIHIGLGAAGTEVPGMSQERLIEIETDILSKNNDFAAKNRARLAQKGIFATNLVSSPGSGKTTLLCRTIEMLGDAPLAVIEGDQQTTNDADRIRATGAKAIQVNTGKGCHLDGRMVETALDRLALPEGSLLFIENVGNLVCPAAFDLGEDAKVAILSVTEGEDKPLKYPDMFAAAGLAILNKTDLAPYCDVDLDLYEANIKRVNPEIEVLRVSARTGEGMQGWLDWLRAGLDGKAGS from the coding sequence ATGTGCACGGTGTGCGGATGCAGCGGACATAGCGTGGAGGATCAGTTCCGCGCCCATCTGGAAAAGAGCGGTCAGGCTGCGCCGAAAGCGGCGCCTCTCGCAGTGCTGGCGCAAGGAGCTCCGGCACCCGGGCAGGGCCATCAGTCTCACGATCATGCCCCCCACCATCACCACCACGATCACGGCGATATCCATATCGGCCTTGGGGCGGCAGGCACCGAAGTGCCGGGTATGAGCCAGGAACGTCTGATCGAGATCGAGACCGATATCCTTTCGAAAAACAATGATTTCGCCGCGAAGAACCGAGCGCGACTGGCGCAGAAGGGTATCTTCGCGACCAACCTCGTCTCCTCTCCCGGTTCGGGCAAGACCACGCTTCTGTGCCGCACGATCGAGATGCTGGGCGATGCGCCGCTCGCCGTCATCGAGGGCGACCAGCAGACCACCAATGACGCGGACCGCATCCGCGCGACAGGCGCGAAAGCCATTCAGGTGAACACCGGCAAGGGTTGCCACCTCGACGGGCGCATGGTGGAAACCGCGCTCGACCGTCTGGCGCTGCCCGAAGGGTCACTGCTGTTCATCGAGAATGTCGGTAACCTCGTCTGCCCCGCCGCCTTCGATCTGGGCGAGGACGCGAAGGTCGCGATCCTGTCGGTCACTGAGGGCGAGGACAAGCCGCTGAAATACCCGGACATGTTCGCCGCCGCCGGTCTTGCGATCCTCAACAAGACCGATCTCGCGCCCTATTGCGATGTCGATCTCGATCTCTACGAGGCGAATATCAAGCGCGTGAACCCGGAAATCGAGGTGCTGCGCGTCTCCGCCCGCACGGGCGAGGGGATGCAGGGCTGGCTCGATTGGCTTCGCGCCGGGCTCGACGGGAAGGCCGGGTCATGA